A genomic region of Zea mays cultivar B73 chromosome 6, Zm-B73-REFERENCE-NAM-5.0, whole genome shotgun sequence contains the following coding sequences:
- the LOC103630737 gene encoding F-box/FBD/LRR-repeat protein At1g13570 isoform X2: MEAKQAAAAVDRLSSLPAELQDEILVRLDLRDAVRTSALSRTWRDLWKSLSVLSLSFPVGTQPSVVDSILLPYIGPRVSLFDFCVNEASVGRIDDWLVALSRCRVESIHISNRLGSCDYFNLHSSIFSLGDLVSLRLEGCNIPPLPVGFAGFPALQELDLAFVNFPSNEDKQLEAIIRRSPLLHTLFMCNVCIPDGYPDSVIEAPNLRVLSFVSEYDYGCRFGELPCLEYADIDALFCPQHEHDYGFFLARFAHVQRLTIFCPAADVNMPYTLPFTFYNLKNLELCLNFGEMDSILFMFTLLRSCRNLQGIEIEDIDQSFEADWEFLNALWTHDMCSDLQTVHMMCISWLPNEISFMKLMLSKATVLRTLDVDRHPADFDDPIIDMLTCKRASAQARVLFGGLEQQW, from the exons ATGGAGGCGAAGCAGGCGGCGGCTGCGGTCGACCGGCTCTCCTCCCTCCCGGCGGAGCTGCAGGACGAGATCCTCGTCCGCCTCGACCTCCGGGACGCCGTGCGCACCTCTGCGCTCTCCCGCACCTGGCGGGACCTCTGGAAGTCGCTCTCGGTgctctccctctccttccccgTCGGCACGCAGCCCTCAGTCGTCGACAGTATCCTCCTCCCCTACATAGGCCCTCGCGTCTCCCTATTCGACTTCTGCGTCAACGAGGCGTCTGTCGGCCGCATCGACGACTGGCTCGTCGCGCTCTCCCGCTGCCGCGTTGAGTCCATCCACATATCTAACAGACTCGGATCATGCGACTACTTCAACCTCCACTCCTCAATCTTCTCATTAGGTGATCTCGTGTCCCTGCGGCTGGAAGGCTGCAACATCCCACCCCTCCCTGTAGGATTCGCCGGCTTTCCTGCGCTCCAGGAGCTAGACCTCGCCTTTGTTAACTTCCCATCGAACGAGGACAAACAGTTGGAGGCTATCATTCGTCGGTCGCCCTTGCTTCATACCCTGTTTATGTGTAATGTGTGCATCCCTGATGGTTACCCAGACTCAGTGATTGAGGCGCCCAATCTCCGTGTGCTGTCATTCGTTTCAGAGTATGACTATGGATGCCGATTTGGAGAGCTGCCGTGTCTCGAGTATGCCGACATTGATGCGTTATTCTGTCCGCAGCATGAACATGATTATGGATTTTTCCTTGCTCGGTTTGCTCACGTTCAAAGGCTCACCATCTTCTGTCCA GCTGCCGATGTTAACATGCCGTACACACTTCCATTCACCTTTTATAACCTGAAGAACTTGGAGTTATGTCTGAACTTCGGTGAAATGGACTCCATTTTGTTCATGTTTACCTTGCTAAGGAGCTGTCGCAACCTTCAGGGCATAGAAATAGAG GACATCGATCAGAGTTTTGAGGCAGATTGGGAGTTCTTAAATGCTCTGTGGACTCATGACATGTGTTCCGATCTTCAAACTGTGCACATGATGTGTATCAGTTGGCTTCCAAATGAAATTTCATTTATGAAGCTTATGCTCTCTAAAGCAACTGTTCTTCGCACATTAGATGTTGATAGACAccctgctgattttgatgatcccaTAATTGACATGCTAACATGCAAAAGAGCTTCAGCTCAAGCTCGTGTCCTGTTTGGAG GTTTGGAGCAACAGTGGTAG
- the LOC103630737 gene encoding F-box/FBD/LRR-repeat protein At1g13570 isoform X1, translated as MEAKQAAAAVDRLSSLPAELQDEILVRLDLRDAVRTSALSRTWRDLWKSLSVLSLSFPVGTQPSVVDSILLPYIGPRVSLFDFCVNEASVGRIDDWLVALSRCRVESIHISNRLGSCDYFNLHSSIFSLGDLVSLRLEGCNIPPLPVGFAGFPALQELDLAFVNFPSNEDKQLEAIIRRSPLLHTLFMCNVCIPDGYPDSVIEAPNLRVLSFVSEYDYGCRFGELPCLEYADIDALFCPQHEHDYGFFLARFAHVQRLTIFCPAADVNMPYTLPFTFYNLKNLELCLNFGEMDSILFMFTLLRSCRNLQGIEIESQDIDQSFEADWEFLNALWTHDMCSDLQTVHMMCISWLPNEISFMKLMLSKATVLRTLDVDRHPADFDDPIIDMLTCKRASAQARVLFGGLEQQW; from the exons ATGGAGGCGAAGCAGGCGGCGGCTGCGGTCGACCGGCTCTCCTCCCTCCCGGCGGAGCTGCAGGACGAGATCCTCGTCCGCCTCGACCTCCGGGACGCCGTGCGCACCTCTGCGCTCTCCCGCACCTGGCGGGACCTCTGGAAGTCGCTCTCGGTgctctccctctccttccccgTCGGCACGCAGCCCTCAGTCGTCGACAGTATCCTCCTCCCCTACATAGGCCCTCGCGTCTCCCTATTCGACTTCTGCGTCAACGAGGCGTCTGTCGGCCGCATCGACGACTGGCTCGTCGCGCTCTCCCGCTGCCGCGTTGAGTCCATCCACATATCTAACAGACTCGGATCATGCGACTACTTCAACCTCCACTCCTCAATCTTCTCATTAGGTGATCTCGTGTCCCTGCGGCTGGAAGGCTGCAACATCCCACCCCTCCCTGTAGGATTCGCCGGCTTTCCTGCGCTCCAGGAGCTAGACCTCGCCTTTGTTAACTTCCCATCGAACGAGGACAAACAGTTGGAGGCTATCATTCGTCGGTCGCCCTTGCTTCATACCCTGTTTATGTGTAATGTGTGCATCCCTGATGGTTACCCAGACTCAGTGATTGAGGCGCCCAATCTCCGTGTGCTGTCATTCGTTTCAGAGTATGACTATGGATGCCGATTTGGAGAGCTGCCGTGTCTCGAGTATGCCGACATTGATGCGTTATTCTGTCCGCAGCATGAACATGATTATGGATTTTTCCTTGCTCGGTTTGCTCACGTTCAAAGGCTCACCATCTTCTGTCCA GCTGCCGATGTTAACATGCCGTACACACTTCCATTCACCTTTTATAACCTGAAGAACTTGGAGTTATGTCTGAACTTCGGTGAAATGGACTCCATTTTGTTCATGTTTACCTTGCTAAGGAGCTGTCGCAACCTTCAGGGCATAGAAATAGAG TCGCAGGACATCGATCAGAGTTTTGAGGCAGATTGGGAGTTCTTAAATGCTCTGTGGACTCATGACATGTGTTCCGATCTTCAAACTGTGCACATGATGTGTATCAGTTGGCTTCCAAATGAAATTTCATTTATGAAGCTTATGCTCTCTAAAGCAACTGTTCTTCGCACATTAGATGTTGATAGACAccctgctgattttgatgatcccaTAATTGACATGCTAACATGCAAAAGAGCTTCAGCTCAAGCTCGTGTCCTGTTTGGAG GTTTGGAGCAACAGTGGTAG